The Suricata suricatta isolate VVHF042 chromosome 3, meerkat_22Aug2017_6uvM2_HiC, whole genome shotgun sequence genome contains the following window.
AGTGGTCAGTGGGCTGGGCTGGAAGCCACAGGTGAGTTGGGACATGTGCTAACCAGTCGGCAGGAGTGTGGCAGGGGTGTGGCAGGGAGTCGAGGGGTTTGTGGGCAGGAGGGTATATGCGGCAGGTTACACTAAGAGATCATTCAAGGGCACCACatccctctgcctggagcctcACCAGTCTCTCTTTCATCTCCCAGGGATGGGTGCCCAGCATTCAAATGCAAATGCAGTGCAGGTGCAGTATGACCCGGTGATAGCACGGGGACATActggggtgcaggggtggaggTAGATCTACCAAAGAAGTATTCCTGGGGGAGGAGGACCAGGGCCAGGTTTAGAAGCATCAGTGGGTGGGGCtcagcagggcagagagggaaccATTCCAGCAGGGGGTCCCCACATGACCTCTGACCCCACAGCTCAGCCAATATCTCATCCTCAGAAGGGATCTCTGAGCAATGAGAGAGTGTGGTGCCACGGAGCCAGAGGAGACTGTCCTTCTTGTGGCCACTGACAAATGCCCCCTCACTCGGGGGAGGTCAGATCTGTGGGGACTTGCTCTTTTGCcaacatgcatgcatgcattctttaatcattcattcctttgtgcatgcattcattcactcattcatttgcaGTACTGCCCAGAACCAAGAATAGAAGGATGAATAAGGCACAGTCCTTTCCCACAAGTGACACGGGAGGAGGTAGATCCTCACGCTCCATTAAGTGCGCCTGGTGCCATGAAAGACGTCTGCACAGAGTGCTTTCAGGGTATAAGGTGGAGAGTGGTCACATCAGGAAAAGCGTGTCTGGCAAAGTGTCAGGAGAGGAGCTGACCGTAGAGCTAAGTccccaggcagaggagggagggacaccGGAGAGAGCATGGAGCTGTGGGTGGCCCAACATCCTTGGCAGCGCCTGTGGGGAGAGTTGGTACATCCATATTTGGGGTGCCTTTCATGGGGTTGAGGGAACACCTGAAAAGATGCCATTCACTCTTTTGGTATTAGGCATCAACCTGACCCAtgcacttttaaaaacacaaacactcAGTTACAAGGTGTCCTTTTCCCTGATACAGTCAGATCCCTTGATCTTGGGCAGAGGCCCCTGGTGCTTGAGGCTCTCAAGATAGAacacagcccccccacccccgcctttcCCCACACTGCAGCCCAGGCTCATTATCCTGAACATGTGAAGCAGTTAAGGGTGGAGAAGAAAGGGTCCAAACTGTCCCCACCCCAAGAACAGGGTCTGATGGTCTATCCTTCATTCTCTACCTCCCAGGAAGGAATCAGGTGTAAATCTGAGGCCCTCACTAGTGATAGGCTTAAGCTGAGTGGAAGATGAAGGTTTTTAATTTCCTAAGTATAATGGTTGCTAGGGAATTGGTTGATCATGAATAAAGAAGGGTTTTGAGAGACTCCCAGTTCAAAAGTTTTATGAGGCACCTGACAAATGCCCTCAAGATCAACTGAGTGCTGTTGCCTCTCTTAGAGTCTCGTTAAATCACTAGAATTAAAATCATCAAGATGATGACATGAGAGAACCAGGGTCCCTGTTTAAGCTCTTCCTTAAGGATTTCAAAGCCCTACTTTCATTAAACATATTCACctgccaattaaaaataaaaataaaaaaattaaaaaagatgtttgatGTTGTGCCGCCCCAGAAGGCTATTGCTACCCCATAATACTTTCCCTTTTTGTGTCTGATTCTCTAGCATTAACAGTTCATTTCTCTGCAAGGTGGTGGGAGGGCTGCCTAAAAATGAGTGTGTCTCATGCCTCATGGCCATGTTGTTGAGGCTGAGTTCATCAAATCTCTTTCCTCAGCCTCTGGAGGGTCTGGGCAGGAAGAAGACCATTGGTGCATGGAACAGAGGGCTCCTCAGAGGGGGAAAGGCATAGAAAAGGGAGCTGAAGCATCTTAAAGACCCACGTCAGGTTTTGACCCAGGCATGGCCTTCACCTTCACTGCTGTCAGAACAAACCCACTTCTGACAGGCATTGGGGTATGTCTGAGATGGTAGttcatgtatccattcatccgtATAGTCAGCCAGTCACCAAACCCGTATTGCACAAGACCTTGTGGCAATATGAGGAGTTAGGGTCTCTGCTCCTGCACCTGATGCTTCTTGTTTCATGGCTGGGTCCTCCACCTGGGACACCTTCTCCATGAGTCCGTGCGTCTGAAGCCTGCATTCCCCTTTCACCCTGCTTTCATCCACCCCGTCTATGACCCCCCTTCATCACCTAGAGTCACTCCTTCTGCTCTCCATCAATACTGATGCTATGCTTCACCAGGCACGTTTGCCTCTTTCCACTGATATCTGCTGGACAGCAGCCTCCCTTACATGCTTTCCTGTTTGTGTTCCTCCCACAGATGTGCACATGGTACTTGACAAACgcttctgaataaatgaatgggccATGATCGTATAGTGGTTAGTACTCTGCATTGTGAATAAATGAGTGGTAAGTTGTGTCTTTTGCGGGTTGACGTCAACCCCATATAATTCCAAGCTTCCTTCAGCAATGGGTTTGGGCATTAAGAAACtcagggtggggcgcctgggtggctcagttggttaagcctccgacttcggctcaggtcagatctcacattcgtgggttcgagccccgcgtcaggctctgtgctgacagttagctcagagcctggagcctgcttccatgtctgtgtctccttctctctctctgcccctccccctctcatgctctgtctctctctgtatcaaaaaataaataaaacataaaaaaaaattaagaaactcagGGTGTTTTCCTGTTAGATTAACATAAGATGTAGGCATGTATTTTTTACCCCTTAAATCATAGGGATAAGACTGTGCTTAGCCATACACAgtacatttccttctttgtttggAATTAGCAGGGATTCAGATAGGCAGTCTCAATGGTCCCAGGCAGATGCGTTAGGGATCATGATAAACTGAGACTGTGGTGTGCAGAGAGCCCCGAGTTTACTCACAACTGCTTCTCACGGCAGCCCAATCTTGTCTTACAGAATTAGAAATGATTGCTCATAGAGGTTAAGCAACTTACTTGAGGCCACCCAGCTGTGAGGACGGAGCAGCTCTCCTCTTGCTGGGGTCCCagctttcctccctcttcctcatccCCACCCTAACCGACAGAAGGGTCCAAGGAAGACGCACTCCTGCCCTGTCTCAGCAGGGCCCAAACGGGAGGCCATGTCCCTCATCCCATGGCTTCGGTGGAATGAAGGCCGGCCGTCATCCCGGAGGCCAGCTGAGATGGTGCTGGAGACGCTCATGATGGAGCTGGCAGGGCAGATGCGAGAGGCGGAGAGGCAGCAGTGGGAGCGCAGCAATGCCGTCAGGAAGATCTGCACTGGGGTGGACTACAGCTGGCTGGCTAGCACCCCCCGGCCCACCTATGACCTCAGCCCTGGTGAGCGGCTGCAGCTAGAGGACGTCTGTGCCAAGATCCACCCGTCCTACTGCGGGCCTGCCATCCTCAGGTAACCCCTACCCCTGGCACAGGGTCCAACGATTACACTGTGGGCTCCAGTGGTGTGGCTGCAGGGGCGCTGGCCTGAGACCACCGGGACTGAAGCCAGGGCCCCTGGACAACCCAGTTCTCTGTTAAAAGGAGCAAGGCAGAAGGCAGACTCTGAAAGGGCCCAGCCCAGAGCTAGAGGGTcagaaggaggcaggaggcagctcCTGGAGGCACATGAGTGTTGAGAGGAGAGAGCCCTGGACCTAGGAGCTTTCTGTTCTCCGCACCTGGATTACCTTTGCCCTAGATTTTAACATAGCTGGCTCTTTGTCCTTCATCAGTTCATCTTCTATGTTACCTTCTTAGAAAGGTTCTCCAGATAATCTCTCCAAAAGTGAGTTTTCAATTAGAGTATTTTACGCTAGCTTTCATATTAGCTTGCCTAAGGGGGCTGCACATgcgtgagtgcatgtgtgtgtgtgtgtgtgtgtgtgtgtgtgtgtagcattcAGAGGCCTGGGGCGCTGAACATTTAGAGATTTCAAGTTTGGGTACAACAATGTTCATGAATATAAATGTGACCTTAATAATAACAAGACTGGGCTCTGACCCACATGGCATGGTCTTGGTTGGATTCACGTGGAGTGGAAGAAGCATAGTCCCAACAACCAACAATGATTTCCAAAGTTACTCAAGTTCTTTATCTGCATTTCCCAAGCACTCATAAAGGAACACAGATCCATCTGAACACCCCACTTCATCTCCCCACATATTTAGTCACCCATCTCTTTAACCAACATATGTATCtactgtcactttttttttcttgaaaattctcCCTAAAACTCCTTCTTCTCCAGTCCTATCTACACTCTTGGATTTTGTAGTCTTTTCTACCCCCTGCCCCCTTTCTTCCTCCAGGATGAGAATCTTACCCTCTCCTGTTTCTCTTGTTCTGTACCAAGTGTaacacccccccccaaatgtACCTACTTCCAGAAGCACCTGTGGAAAGGGGTGGGGTGAGTCATGGGGGTGGTGCTGACATAGAGAATTCATGCTGGTAAACCAAACCTCTTAAGTGAGGGGGAGGCCTGGGACACACATGTGATCATGACTGTCCCCTCACATTTCCTGTCTCATTGCTGAAAAGTTTGAGAAGTCCTAATTCTCAATGTGGCAGAGGAAACCAGGTGTTAAATGGACTTGCTAATAATTGTTATCATTTTGAGCTCTAAGCAAAGACATTTGCAGCAGAGGAAAACTCACCCAGCAGGTAGCATGGAGCTATGGAAGGAGTATTGCAGGCCGGTGACATCATCAGATACACATTTGGGAGACATCACTCTGGCCAGGGAGCAGAGAAAGGTGGGAGAGGTTAGCCAGAAAGCCTCAGGCTGGGCCATGCTAATACGGAAGTGGGCTACTCTTACTACTCTGGCTTCGAGAACCTGAGGTTAATGTCAGGATCTTCACCTATGGTAGCTCATTAAACCCCACAGAAGGGTTTATgaccccagtttacagatgaggaagctgaggcccataCAGGCCAGAAGTAGCAGAGGGGGGATCTGAACTCAGGATTGGCTGGATCAGTAGGGAGGTGGGGTGGTTTCTGATTGACATCAGAAGCCGAGAAGCGGCGGAGCCGGGAAGTGACTTCGGGGCGTGCACTGGGAAGCCCCTGGGGTTAGACCCCCCTCCCCACAACACGCCACGCTGGCTGAGTGACTCACGCACAGCGCCCTGTCCCCTCTGCGCGCAGGTTCCGGCAGCTGCTGGCTGAGCAGGAGCCCGAGGTGCAGGAGGTGTCCCAGCTCTTCCGCTCGGTGCTACAGGAGGTCCTGGACAGAATGAAGCAAGAGGAGGAGGCCCGCAAGCTGACGCGCCAGTGGAGCCTGCGGCCCCGCGGCAACCTGGCGCTGGCCACCTTCAAGACCCGTGCACGCATCTCTCCCTTCACCAGTGACATACGGACCATCTCGGAGGACGTGGAGCGGGACACGCCGCCGCCGCTCCGTACCTGGAGCCTGCCCGAATTCCGGGCACCCAAAGAAGACTGAGCTGTGCCCTACCCTGCCTGGAAGTCTCTTGAGAACATCTGCGGGAGGGCATGATAGGCCGGTGACCGGTCTGGTCCGAGTCCTGGAACCTCCCCACCTGACTTCGAGAAGGGGCCAAGAGGTGGCCCCGTCCCAAGACATCCCTGGAAGATGCAGCAACCCTCAGGCCAACACTCTCCCACCAGCCACAAAGCTCAGGGTCAGGGCTTGGAGCTGCGGCCAGCCCCCTCTCTCCCTTGCAAAAGTCCAAAGTCCACACTGCAGCATCTCCTTCCCTGCCTTGCAGAGATTCAGGGTCTTGGCAGACAGACCCCCAGCCCCATCTCCATCTTCTGCTTCTGTCCAGAAGGGGAAGAGTTGCCCTGACTTTTTGTCAAGACCTGGGTTCTCACCCCCCATTCAAGGATGTCCTACTCACTCCCTCACCCTGGGTGATAAGGAAGTTGTTAGATCATGTCCATTCT
Protein-coding sequences here:
- the RD3 gene encoding protein RD3, with translation MSLIPWLRWNEGRPSSRRPAEMVLETLMMELAGQMREAERQQWERSNAVRKICTGVDYSWLASTPRPTYDLSPGERLQLEDVCAKIHPSYCGPAILRFRQLLAEQEPEVQEVSQLFRSVLQEVLDRMKQEEEARKLTRQWSLRPRGNLALATFKTRARISPFTSDIRTISEDVERDTPPPLRTWSLPEFRAPKED